A genomic region of Trifolium pratense cultivar HEN17-A07 linkage group LG3, ARS_RC_1.1, whole genome shotgun sequence contains the following coding sequences:
- the LOC123916808 gene encoding uncharacterized protein LOC123916808: protein MSSSPAAASTTSVDISTSVSSAKTDFHPALVVTNIKHSIPFVLELEKDHYNMWAELFEVHARAHKVIHHIIPQPGKEKPASTDASFEMWTILDSTVLQWIYSTISFDLLTTIMEKGSTAMATWNRLANIFKDNQNSRAVALEQYFSSTRMEDFPNVSAYCQRLKQLSDQLKNVGAPVSEHRLVLQIVSGLSEPYRGVATVIRQQKTLPSFLEARSMLTLEESGLAKMHSTSSPTVLHTAMPRDTDDSSQQRSNRRQDNRSGSGRNRNNQSRTRGRKQRGGSRSNGPSWSSQPWQQLQHPSWSPWGWVPPPWGVPPCPYPTSQWTQPTGTPRQPGILGQRPQAHVATPSPTSTDIAAAMHTMSLNPSDNGTWTLEPPPTQQHLKTPPHCCC, encoded by the coding sequence ATGTCTTCCTCTCCTGCCGCTGCATCCACAACCTCTGTCGACATCTccacatctgtctcttcagcaaAAACAGATTTTCATCCTGCCCTTGTCGTCACCAACATCAAACATAGCATTCCCTTTGTACTGGAGCTGGAGAAGGATCACTACAACATGTGGGCCGAATTATTTGAGGTTCATGCTCGTGCCCACAAGGTTATTCATCACATCATTCCTCAACCCGGCAAAGAGAAGCCTGCCTCCACTGATGCTAGTTTTGAAATGTGGACAATTCTTGATTCAACGGTTCTTCAATGGATTTATTCCACTATCTCATTTGATCTCCTTACCACCATTATGGAAAAAGGATCAACTGCCATGGCTACCTGGAACCGTTTGGCCAACATATTTAAGGACAATCAAAACTCTCGTGCTGTTGCGCTTGAACAATATTTTTCCTCCACTCGTATGGAAGATTTTCCTAACGTCTCTGCATATTGTCAACGACTCAAGCAACTATCTGATCAACTGAAGAACGTTGGAGCACCCGTCAGTGAACACCGACTGGTCCTTCAAATAGTATCCGGATTGTCTGAGCCATATCGTGGGGTTGCCACCGTGATTCGCCAACAGAAAACTTTACCCTCATTTCTTGAGGCTCGCTCCATGCTCACCTTGGAGGAATCTGGTTTGGCCAAAATGCATAGCACTAGCTCACCCACTGTCTTGCATACTGCCATGCCACGAGACACAGATGACTCCTCCCAGCAGCGTTCCAACCGACGACAGGACAACCGTTCTGGTTCAGGCCGCAATCGCAACAATCAAAGTCGCACCAGAGGGCGCAAACAGCGCGGTGGTTCTAGGTCTAACGGTCCCTCTTGGTCCTCTCAACCATGGCAGCAACTCCAACATCCCTCTTGGTCTCCTTGGGGATGGGTCCCACCTCCATGGGGTGTGCCTCCTTGCCCATATCCTACATCTCAGTGGACACAACCCACCGGTACTCCGAGGCAACCAGGTATCCTAGGTCAACGTCCACAGGCTCACGTTGCTACGCCTTCACCAACCTCCACTGACATTGCAGCTGCCATGCACACCATGTCTCTTAATCCGTCGGACAATGGTACATGGACACTGGAGCCACCTCCCACACAACAGCATCTCAAG